In the Leptotrichia sp. oral taxon 223 genome, TCATCACCGAATACACATAAATTTTCCATTGACAAGTCATGTAAATCAAGGATTTGCTGCAATCCATAAGTTTTTGAAACTCTTGGATCCATGTATTCATAAAGCACACTTGCCGTTTTTAATGAAGCTGATTTATATTTTTCATTTTTAAAGGTTTTGCTTCTTTCAATTACATCTTTCATTGTTTCAGAATTTGTCATTATCATCAGTTTTTGACGTGGCTCTTTTAAAAATTCCTCAAAATCAAGCACTTTGTATTTCACTCCATCCAGCTCCGCCAAAAGACTAATATGCTCATCATCCTTAGGAACACACAAAACTCCCTTATCCGGCACAACAAAATTCACATCCAAATCTTCATAATGCTTTATAATGTCCTTTATAAACTCCCCAGCCAGCGGATAGGCAATTTTCTCAACATTTTTTGTAAAATCGCAAATTTCAGAACCTCCAGTTCCCACAATCACATCCACATATTTCGCAATTCCCCATTTTTTCACAAGCTCCTTTACACTATGCATATCTCTTCCCGTGCAAAGCCCAAATAAAATCCCTTTTTCTGTAACTTTTCTAATCACTTCCAATGTTTTTGGTGAAACAATCCCATTATCTGTCAAAAGTGTCCCATCTATATCACACATAACTATCTTTATTTTCCTAAAATCCTTTTTTTCCATAGAAATTCTTCTTTCTTTAATAAATTTATTTATTTTTTCCTTTTCGGTTATCCTATTTTCCCTTCCTAACCTTCTATCTTCTATATTCATTTTATCACACTTTCCTTTTATTTCCCAAATCATTTTTTTGTTAGATAAAGGGGTATTGTCAAATCAAGTGCAGCAAAAAATTTATTCTCAACGTATTGATTTTTCAAAAAAAATTTGTTATAATTACATTGTTAATATTATTATTAATCTTTTCATATATCACAATCGAAGAAAAAAATTGGTCATAAAAGGCAGTCCATATACCTCTTTCTCGTGGACTGTTTTTTTATTTTCCATTTTTTCAATTATATATACAAAACAAGGAGCCGATAAATTCAGCTCCTTAATTTTTTATATATATTTTTCACATTACAATGTTACTTATTCGTAATCTCCATCTATCCTAACTTTTCGCAAAATCATTCCTTCCTTGGCTTTCAAGCTCAGCTTGATTTTTCCAGTTGAACTTGTTCTGAATGTTCTGCCTTCCGTTACCAGGTCGATAAATCTCTCATCTTGATAATTTGTTTCAAATTCCACGTTTTCCCAGCTGTTAAATGAATTATTTATTATAACAATAATTGTATGATCTTCAATTACTCTTTCGTATACAATTATTTCCCTGTCATTATCAGCGAATATTTCCCTGAATTTACCATAAACAAGAGTTTTATTTTCCAGTCTTATTCTTATTAACTTTTTGTACCATTCAAATAAATCGCTGTCAACTTTTTGCTGGTAAACTTCATTCTGGTTAATGTGTGACGGATTTTTCTCATCATCGTACATAAATTCCTTCCATAACATCGGTTTTCGGCAATATGGATCTGTTGCTCCCCACATTCCTACTTCATCACCGTAAAACAGCATTGGTGCTCCAATATATGTCATTTGGAATACTGAGATTAATTTTAATATATCTTTTGGCTTAATTGGGCTGTTTCGCCAGTCTATTGTTGTGTTTGGATGATAGTTTGAAGCCAAGTCTGGACGAATTCCGTTATAGCCTTTTTCCAGCTGTTTTCCTTCCTCCAGATTTCTTCCAATCACATCATTTACAATTCTTGAATAAAGTCTGTCGGTATCATGTGAACCGTTTAAGTTCTGGCTCGCCTGCAATGCCTGATACGGATACCAAGTTCGTTTTTCTCGAAGCTCGTTGAAAAAGTCCTGTGCCTTCAATTTATATCTTACGCCACCTTCACGGCTTTGGTTAATGAAAAATCCAATAACTGTTTTTAACCATTCATAATTCATTACAGTGTCAAATTTATTTCCCCCGTTAATATCGCCTGCGGCATTTCCCCAAAGTTCGGCAGTTATATAGGAATCTGTCTTGCTGCCTTTTACAACTTCACGCCATTCATTCCAGAAGTTCTGATTTTCAAGGCAATTTGGCACATCAAGACGCCATCCGTCTATCCCGTCATCTTCCATCCAGTTTTCACTTTCTTTTCCGTCAGGCCCATACATCCATTTTCTCGTAATATTAAAAATATATTCTTTATATTCCTGATTAAACGAGTTAAATTCAGGCAACGAGTCAAATCCTCCCCAAGCGTTGTAAATAGTCCTCTTTCTATTTGCAATAAGAGTTTCGTATGCCTGCTCCTTGCTCATTTCATCAGTTATTGGCACATGCTGGCCAAAATCCGTAAATTTATACCAGTCCTTATATTTAGAATTTTCCCCATCAGCAAGCACCATATTAAATGTCCAATGTTCACTGCTGCTATGATTGAAAACCCCGTCAAATATTACACGGATACCATTTTTATGAAATTCCTTTATCAAATCCACCA is a window encoding:
- a CDS encoding HAD family hydrolase; the protein is MNIEDRRLGRENRITEKEKINKFIKERRISMEKKDFRKIKIVMCDIDGTLLTDNGIVSPKTLEVIRKVTEKGILFGLCTGRDMHSVKELVKKWGIAKYVDVIVGTGGSEICDFTKNVEKIAYPLAGEFIKDIIKHYEDLDVNFVVPDKGVLCVPKDDEHISLLAELDGVKYKVLDFEEFLKEPRQKLMIMTNSETMKDVIERSKTFKNEKYKSASLKTASVLYEYMDPRVSKTYGLQQILDLHDLSMENLCVFGDEDNDYDMVKNAGIGVVMGNGSKLTKSVADFITEDNNSDGIGVFLERYIL